The Esox lucius isolate fEsoLuc1 chromosome 20, fEsoLuc1.pri, whole genome shotgun sequence region catatttattgcttgaacaaaatatttgttgatGGAATGCTGTAAATTTGTTCCCCCAGAGTACCTGCCATTAAATTTGAAGGAGTTGTGTCATTTTGCACACAGCCCCTCATACGTTTTCTATAATAAAACGGCTTTAGCAAAGCATTGTATAGAGACCCTTCTTCAAATAATTGCATCATTTTCATGGAACAGATGTTTTTAATATGTACTCGTTGAACCCATGGTTCtacttttcattttcataatttctcTGGAGCAGAGAAGCTACTACCTGGAAAGTAATTAGCCGAGGACTGAGGGAGGCATGAACTGCTATTACATACAttcttttagaaacatttacatacatacttTTAGATGTATGCAGTTGTTCACTCATACCACTCTGGCAGCTGGGCTTTTCCGTAAAAGGTTTCAGGATCCCTGGTCATTTCTTCACTGCCTATCTTTTGCCGGGCAGTATGGGTAATGTGGTTCTGCCGCCTCTTAGTATTTGTGGTTGTATGTGCACTCGGGGTACCTGTATGCAAAATATGGGTTGCAGGGCCTCAGGGGCTTAAGGAGGTCTATCAGAGAGCCTACGGCTGCCATGATCTTCCAGTCAGGCTGGCTAGGGTTAGCACACACTCCCAGCATTAGGGGCACATCTTCGGGTAGCCTGGCTGcctttccctcccccttctcacTGGGGGTGAGCAACAGTCGGGGCAGGAGGACCGTGCAGAGCAGCGTGAAGCTCTGGGTGGGTCGGACGGAGCTACAGGGAGGGGGGCGATGACAGGTGGACAAACCCTGACCCAGGCAGGAGAAGATGTCCTTTCCAGAGCCTGAGTGGGAGGGGGTGTCAGGGGGAAGCCCTGGAAGAGAGTGGGGTATGGTCTGACTATACAAACATTTTGCCATTAACTACTAGACACTCAGGACAAAAGTATTTTGCTTCTATACATCTTAATACGGtcaaatgtattgtttctgtttcataaaaaaacaaatctattGTCTTATTTACAGTTTCACCTGTTGTAGGTATTTACCATTGTTTCACAGCACGTCTCTGTAAACTGTCCTCTCTGGAACAGGAGTGGGTTTGTTGGCCCTGTCAGGATTTTGAAATTCAAGAGGGCTGGACATTTGATTTGTAATGTAAGATTTGTACATAAAAGAAAAGTGCTGTTATTAATACACCAACAGGCCAAGTTGATTTTGCTATCGGGCCTTATTTTGCCTACCACTGCTCTAGTACAAAGCCAGCGCCAGTCACAATAGCAAACATTCTTGGTGATAAATTCTGTGCAAAATTGATCGAGTCCCATTATGCGCCAGCACATATGCATCCATGCACGCACTCGCCACGGCAAGGTCCTTTGGATCACAGTATCTGCTAAGTAATATACCTCTCAAACAGGGAGACAACTTTTTGAAACATGGAGGTGTTGCCTGAAgttgcaatgtgattttctagttGGTGAACATAAGACAGATGTAAACCATCTGCTTCCACAGAAACAGGAACTGTTGATGAACGGTTTTTAAAAAGAGGAACCTGTAGAAAAGATCCTTCCTGTTTGATGTTTATAAATACCACTACTATCAGTTACATCCTGCTGATTATGATGAGATTTTACTGGCTTAAAAAAGATTGAACCTCAATATTTCTGGAAAATCCCTGGcttctgtgtttgtatgtatgtgttaatgTATGTGTAGTGGGTCATACTCGTGGAAGCATAAATAGCTtcataattacatttgtttatttgttactgCAGTGTGTTTAATAGAAAAAATTATGCATCTGATGCATCTGACttgtaacaacaaaatatttagtAGTGTTACtggtttaatttatttcaaatggacAGAATTAGACACATGGGACCTAGCACTTGGTTTCAAAGCTTTTAAGATAACTGCCCAAAGATTCTTACTGAATGCATTAATGAACTTCCTCCTGatttgtatttcaaatatttaccaATCCTCAGCAGCAAACTCCTCTAATTCTTCCATGTTAGCGCGGGACCTTTCACTAACTGCTATTTTCATCTGCAAATAGAATTCTGGGATTACAATTTGGGGCCTCCATTGGCCAACCCTGGAAACGTTAAGAATTTCTTCTTGTCCGTTCCAGACTGTTGTTGGTGTTTGGGCTTGTTCTAATGAAATCCACACAACCTTCAACAAAGAGTTTGTATTTGGACATTTAAACATGCTGTTTCCTGCTGTCTTGTACAGTCAAGGACCCACGTACCAGAACAAGTGCCACAGTGTTCTTGAACCTCACCCATAATTGATGGTAGGCTGGGTGTTCTTTAAACACTTTTTCAGACATTTGGTGGTTTGCAAACAAATGGATGACTCCTGCTGAAGAAACAAATTTCCCAGATGGGGCGATTTGTTGAATCCGTCAGGTTGAATGTGGTCCAGTAAACAAATGGTCGCCGGTTCTAATCCCTGAGCCGAACTGGTGAAAGCCCCTGTTGTTCGGTCTATAAGCAAGACTATTAACCTTTGATAAAATAACTAAAGAAAAATGGGTTCTCCATTAAAGAATGTCAGGCTGTCAACTAGACAACCAGTCTGATGGTACTTGGAAAGACCCTCCGATGAGGAAGAGATGCAGGACTACTCTAGAGTGCCCAACAAAGGCTCCTTAACAGAATTACGTTCAAAACCTAGGAGATATGAAAATGGCACCCGTGAAGTTTGCAGTGGGTAAGTGGTTGAAATTGCCAGTAGAAGGGAGGCTTCAAGAAGGGATTCTTTGCCATTACCTTTGGCAAAGTTGGGGCCGTTTTAAGTAATAGCTCTGGGATCTCTAAGAGTTTTGTCCATGTGAACACCCTAAGTTTataattgtcatttaaaaaatttacaaatattaagtgGCTCTCAAAGGTATTCAACCCCTtagaattcacattttattattacaacatGATATCCAAATGGATTTAATTGGGGTTCTGCCACTGATCAGCAATAAATGAATAATTGAATGCACAAGTATTTtcctaattacatttattttgattcatcctttttgacttttgtgTGCAAATGTCCAAGAGGATGAACACTTGAAAGCAACTCTAAAATGGGTTCTCAATGTTTTAAATTCAATGTATACACACGTGTGTAATTTTCAATttagtttaattattttaaagtgcTATTAATTATATTTGGCCGTAACTATGTGACGTTTTAGTTTCTCCATTCCACTCACCCTGCTCCAGGTCAATGACACCTAGGCTGCTAGCATCAGAGATAAACACTCTCTGGTCATCCAGCAGGCCAAACATGTCTTCTTCCAGCCTGGTGTAGTAGATTTGGAAGCCCAGGCTGTTGTGACCCAGACCCTGGGTGATCTGGAGCAGTTGGTAGGCCACGTCTACCCTCTGGAAGAACTCTTCAGATGAACCATACAGGCCCCACAGAGGCCTGGAGCTCGCCCACACCATCAGCCTGCCACACGAGCCCTGGTACCTGGGGAATGGCCAGCCCTCCGTGCCAGGGAACATCTGGGGAGGGGTGTGCGGGACAGTAGAGGAGTCGACAGCAGAGGAGAAAATTGAAGAGAATGAAAGACTAAGCTTGATACGGGAAAGCTGGGCTGTGTCACTTTTTTCACATATTCATAATTTGAATGATTTAGTTAAATAATTGTCAAAAAAGCTAAAAtagaggaaaacattttagaaattacATCAAGTGCAATGTAATCACATTTGCAATTGTCAGCTGTGAAGAAGATATAGCGCAATGCTCAAACTCTACATCCCCACCCAGTCTGGTTGTTCTCCCTCCCCTGGTGTCTTGGCAGTCCCCCTCTCAGCCCAGTCCAAACACTCCTCTGTCCTTGTACCCCAGTGGTTGAACCAGCTTCCCCTTGAAGATAAGACAGAGTTCCTGCCCATTTTTTAGTATCTAAAATGACTCCATAGCCTCATGCCTTTAACTAAGTGTTCAGGAAGGCACAATAAAGGGAGTAAGGGTCTAGTAAAAAGTTAAACCATTCACTAAGGACAGTTCAGGTGGTACGGGTGGGGGGGGCAAGTGAGAATGTTTTGCCCCCAAAAAATTGTTTGGGCAAGACgcttcccaatactgtacttaactaattactgttgggaatgtagcTCTCTTGCTGTTATCTGCAAATGCGGTTGAATATGTGCTTTATTAAGTGATATGATCAATGACCTaaaagaatgtgtaactactgcagttactaaaAGCTTGCCCATTTGACACCTACGTATTTTGCTATTATATTGCCTCAGTAAGccatgcacacaaaaaatattggcTTTCCGTCCCTCGTGCTTAGGTCACTATTCTACATATAATAAACGTGCCCGtccatggaaatcaaatgcctgTCCATCACTTTTCTTCAAGTGCCGGGCCTGACAAAGGAGAACAAGTTTGCTAAGAAGAACATGGATGATATGGAGTTCAACTTTTTCCGGCAACATAGAGCCATTATGTCCATCACaaaccaaacactgcattccagaGCAATACCGTCAGTCAATACCGTCGGTCAAGCATGCTGGTTTTGCCATGGTCTTAAGGATGTTCTTCTACATCAGAACCTGGAAACCTTCCCATTATTGAAGatacaatgtattttctatCAGGGAATTCAACCGAATGTCATTACATACATCTTTGatacagcaagacaatgatcGAAACACAAGCAAGTCTACATCGGAATAGTTGAGGAACAAGAAATTTGACCTTTATGAATGGTCTAGTAAAAGTCCTGATGTAAGCCACATAGAGATGTTGTGGCAGAATCTGAAAGTAGCAGGTCATGCTTGAAATCCCATAAATGTCGCTGAGCTAAAGCAGTTCTGCATTAAGGAGTTGGCCATAACTTGGAATCATTCTttaattaaaggggaatttgaCCATAGCTCACCTATTTAATGTACTTATTACTAAAATAAGCAATGCTACATTAGTGtcataaaaatacaacatttcttCTACATAATctagaaaagcagaatttaaatgttgttttataatCCCGAAGTATCGACTTCCTCTGTTTTggctgttctgtttgttttagaATTCGCACTTCGGAGGACTATGTCAGAGCAGGAAGTACTGGATGTTGAATGTTGACTCTTGTATATTTATCAGTATCTGCTGATAGGAACAGTCatctaacaatttttttttcataagcACTTGTGCTTATCTAGATAACCAATCTTACtgcaaagagcaagcaataagATGTTAAAATACAGTGGCaagaaaaaactccctaggaAGAAACttaaagaagagccaggctctGGGGGTGTGGCCAATCCTCTTTTGGGTGTGCTGGGTGGAAATTGTAGGAGTATGTGACTAATTCAGTTATTAGTCTTTGAACTTTGTTCAAATAATTTTATATAATCTAGTTTGAGTCaattgaaatataaaacatagTCATCTGAGTGGCTTCGCTGCTTTCATGGTCTTCATTCCCTCTTTAAACGTAACTTTTTTCTATTGACTTCACAAACTGCAAGTAGTCAGCTGAAGTAATTTGCAGACCAAACCACACTTCGAGGCATCCTACAGAGAGTAGGTAAGAAAACGACCATTGTGTTGCCAGGACATTAACCTTTCCCCGCAATGTCAGCAAAACAAAGCAGATGATGATTAACTTTAGGAAACAGGAGGGAACGCCCAAATCCACATCAGGGTCAGCAGTTTTAAGATCCTCAGTGCGAAGTGGTTCCCGCTCAAATACCTCTGGCAGCCGATCTGGCAGCCGAATAATGTTTGTTGTCCAATCTCAAAGCTCTGCAGTCCCAACAGGTTTCCGTTAAAGGAGCCTTCTGTCACCCTGATCCTTCAGGCAGAGGATGTCCATGGTTAGAGTTTATGGGATAACTCGACTCCTTACGTCCTCCTTCATTGCAGGCAAGATCATACCGATTGGAGCTCGTCAGGTGTAGGGCGTTTGGGCAGTATGGGTCAATCACATTCTGCTACCTTAACAGTTTCgctacctctctctcccagtgtgGACATCTGGGCTACCCAACCTTGTTCGTGGATCAACTTTAAGGGGATATGAATAGCATAACCGTTCATATCCCATCTCCTTATGTCCCAACCTATTGTATATAACGTTTTGTTGAGTAAGTGTGTAATTCTTTGTCTTCTGTCCTTAAGTGTTGTCTACCACTAGGAGTACCTATTATGTACCATTTAAGTTATGTTAGTTATGTTTAAATGTACTTAACAAATATAGGTGATTCTGACACCAATAGCTAAAGCCCCTCTCCTCTCAGTGTGTTTCTTGTATAACTGCCGTATATAACCTTTAATCATTCCAAATGCATCCGTGCTTCAACCCAAAGCTGTTACACAAACATATCCAAAAGGTTGCT contains the following coding sequences:
- the dipk2b gene encoding divergent protein kinase domain 2B isoform X3, whose protein sequence is MLNREGRKQRTERTCKCFRDTRTRVRGPISRSTPAMPPTRPDRRAAGRAERLRLTVCVWWVWWAPAVGRVAGAPPPAPQQSDLSLRRAFLGLDKCNACVGTSVCKKLFRNQIMFDWWISPHAAATAALAQKQSFMANLTDDSSSWRLVALSFLSSPDLHAPSDRSICRSAGRQSPCSIEVVLKATRRFKSLNQSHILLPHMVEMFPGTEGWPFPRYQGSCGRLMVWASSRPLWGLYGSSEEFFQRVDVAYQLLQITQGLGHNSLGFQIYYTRLEEDMFGLLDDQRVFISDASSLGVIDLEQGLPPDTPSHSGSGKDIFSCLGQGLSTCHRPPPCSSVRPTQSFTLLCTVLLPRLLLTPSEKGEGKAARLPEDVPLMLGVCANPSQPDWKIMAAVGSLIDLLKPLRPCNPYFAYRYPECTYNHKY